In Gordonia iterans, the following proteins share a genomic window:
- the tal gene encoding transaldolase yields the protein MPQNSKLADLSEAGVSVWLDDLSRDLIDSGALRDRIDEYSVVGVTTNPAIFQAAIAKSDMYDEQITRLAAEGADTDGALTAITTDDVRSACDVFEPVFVATDGVDGRVSIEVDPRLAHDTDATVAQAVELWNLVDRGNTLIKIPATKAGLPAITRVLAEGISVNVTLIFSVDRYREVIDAFLDGLDAALENGHDIARIVSVASFFVSRVDTEIDKRLDAIGTPEALALRGKAGLANARLAYAAYQEVFDLGVRFPALKAHGARPQRPLWASTGVKNPNYPDTLYVSELVAPDTVNTMPEKTMEAFADHGWVDTESILGKAAESQEVFSALSAAGIDLPDVFALLEREGVEKFESAWDELLTATAAQLDTAKA from the coding sequence ATGCCCCAGAACAGCAAGCTCGCCGATCTCTCCGAAGCCGGGGTGTCGGTCTGGCTCGACGACCTGTCCCGCGACCTGATCGACTCGGGCGCGCTGCGGGACCGGATCGACGAATACTCGGTGGTCGGCGTGACCACCAACCCGGCGATCTTCCAGGCCGCGATCGCCAAGTCGGACATGTACGACGAGCAGATCACCCGGCTCGCCGCCGAGGGCGCCGACACCGACGGTGCGCTGACCGCGATCACCACCGACGACGTGCGCTCGGCGTGCGACGTGTTCGAGCCGGTGTTCGTCGCCACCGACGGCGTCGACGGCCGCGTGTCCATCGAGGTGGACCCGAGACTGGCGCACGACACCGACGCGACGGTGGCCCAGGCTGTGGAGCTGTGGAACCTGGTCGACCGCGGCAACACCCTGATCAAGATCCCCGCGACCAAGGCGGGTCTGCCGGCGATCACCCGGGTGCTCGCCGAGGGCATCAGCGTCAACGTGACGCTGATCTTCTCGGTGGATCGCTACCGCGAAGTGATCGACGCCTTCCTCGACGGTCTCGACGCCGCCCTGGAGAACGGTCACGACATCGCGCGCATCGTCTCGGTGGCGTCGTTCTTCGTGTCCCGTGTCGACACCGAGATCGACAAGCGTCTGGACGCCATCGGCACCCCGGAAGCGCTCGCGCTGCGGGGCAAGGCCGGGCTGGCCAACGCTCGACTGGCGTACGCCGCGTATCAGGAGGTCTTCGACCTCGGTGTCCGCTTCCCGGCGCTCAAGGCGCACGGCGCGCGTCCGCAGCGGCCGCTGTGGGCGTCGACCGGAGTCAAGAACCCGAACTACCCGGACACCCTGTACGTGAGTGAGCTGGTCGCACCGGACACCGTCAACACCATGCCGGAGAAGACGATGGAGGCCTTCGCCGACCACGGCTGGGTCGACACCGAGTCGATTCTCGGCAAGGCGGCGGAGAGCCAGGAGGTGTTCTCGGCACTGAGCGCCGCGGGCATCGACTTGCCGGACGTGTTCGCGCTCCTCGAGCGCGAGGGCGTGGAGAAGTTCGAGTCCGCCTGGGACGAACTGCTCACCGCCACCGCGGCTCAGCTCGACACCGCCAAGGCGTAG
- the ppc gene encoding phosphoenolpyruvate carboxylase: MQPDSRASADPADVVARAVSTPMIEHILVDDTGRAATEPLREDIRFLGGLLGEVIKAHAGPETFALVENSRRDAFAIRYSEITRDDLAGRYTAPSVRELMPVIRAFSNFALLANLAEDLHRERRRRIHLRAGDPPVPSSLEATFTALAGAQLADGEVGASLAHAAVVPVITAHPTETRRRSVFEAQNRITELMRTRARTELTPAEQQGLDREISEQILRLWQTALIRLRRLTISDEITTGLRYYDASFFQVIPNLNRDVRAALTGAYPGSGLEDLSMIRMGSWIGGDRDGNPYVTGAVVTEATTAAAVTAMRHHLDELTLLRQELAMSARLVPPITEGLRALSGAVPEDDDEPFRSALRTVQARLVATMLELLGPEYLSATEMSWVQGHPVYADPAELLADLDTVDGALRAVVDDVIADNRLGALREAVRTFGFHLSGLDMRQNSETHEEVVSELLRWAGVCDDYTALGEADRVALLSAELTSRRPLTGPDSELSDLAVKELGVVRAAAQAVRRFGPEAVPTYIISMCQSVSDMLEAMILLKEAGLYELDGDGMPSCTVRVAPLFETIEDLQAGAGIITAALELPFYRAMIDGSDSDCAPGSRRGQQGAQEVMLGYSDSNKDGGYLAANWALYRAELDLVAAAKEAGITLRLFHGRGGTVGRGGGPSYDAILAQPPGAVQGALRLTEQGEIIAAKYAEPVGARRNLETLLAATLESTLLDTEGLGDDSQEAYAVLDELAALAREAYSELVHRTPGFVEYFTDSTPLSEIGALNIGSRPTSRKQTTAISDLRAIPWVLSWTQCRVMLPGWYGTGSAFAQWIGDDPDRLALLSDYYRRWPFFRSVMSNMAQVLAKSDMGLAARYAELVPDAALRERVFTMIAVEHARTLDMYRRIAGTDDLLADNDALKRSVHNRFPYLEPLNLMQIELLKRFRGGEDTGEIRRAIQLTMNGLATALRNSG, encoded by the coding sequence ATGCAACCAGACTCGCGCGCTTCCGCTGATCCCGCCGACGTAGTCGCACGGGCGGTCTCGACACCGATGATCGAGCACATCCTGGTCGACGACACCGGACGTGCCGCCACTGAGCCGCTCCGCGAGGACATCCGATTTCTCGGCGGCCTGCTGGGCGAGGTGATCAAGGCCCATGCCGGGCCGGAGACTTTCGCGCTGGTAGAGAACTCGCGGCGCGATGCGTTCGCGATCCGGTATTCGGAGATCACTCGCGACGACCTGGCCGGCCGCTACACCGCGCCGTCGGTGCGGGAACTGATGCCGGTGATCCGCGCGTTCTCCAACTTCGCGCTGCTGGCGAATCTCGCCGAAGACCTGCATCGGGAGCGGAGGCGCCGCATCCATCTGCGGGCCGGCGATCCGCCGGTGCCGTCGAGTCTGGAGGCCACCTTCACGGCGCTGGCGGGCGCGCAGCTGGCCGACGGCGAGGTGGGTGCCTCGCTGGCGCATGCCGCTGTGGTTCCGGTCATCACCGCCCACCCGACCGAGACGCGGCGGCGCAGCGTCTTCGAGGCGCAGAACCGGATCACCGAACTGATGCGGACGCGGGCCCGAACGGAACTCACGCCTGCCGAACAACAGGGACTGGACCGGGAGATCTCCGAGCAGATCCTGAGGCTCTGGCAGACGGCGCTGATCCGGCTGCGCAGGCTGACGATCTCCGACGAGATCACCACCGGTCTGCGCTACTACGACGCCTCCTTCTTCCAGGTGATCCCGAACCTCAACCGCGACGTGCGGGCAGCGCTCACCGGCGCCTATCCCGGGTCGGGACTCGAAGATCTGTCGATGATCCGGATGGGTTCGTGGATCGGCGGCGACCGTGACGGAAACCCGTACGTGACCGGCGCGGTGGTCACCGAGGCGACCACCGCCGCCGCCGTCACAGCGATGCGCCACCACCTCGACGAGCTGACCCTGCTGCGTCAGGAGCTGGCCATGTCGGCACGACTGGTGCCGCCGATCACGGAGGGGCTGCGCGCACTCAGCGGGGCGGTGCCGGAGGACGACGACGAACCGTTCCGGTCGGCGCTGCGCACGGTGCAGGCCCGCCTGGTCGCGACGATGCTCGAGCTGCTCGGCCCGGAGTACCTGTCGGCGACCGAGATGTCATGGGTCCAGGGGCATCCGGTGTATGCCGATCCGGCCGAACTGCTGGCCGACCTCGACACCGTCGACGGGGCGCTGCGGGCCGTGGTCGACGACGTCATCGCCGACAACCGGCTCGGTGCACTTCGAGAAGCCGTGCGCACCTTCGGTTTCCACCTCTCGGGCCTCGACATGCGGCAGAACTCCGAGACCCACGAGGAGGTGGTCTCCGAACTCCTGAGATGGGCCGGCGTATGCGACGACTACACCGCGCTCGGCGAAGCGGACCGGGTCGCACTGCTGTCGGCCGAGCTCACCTCGCGGCGGCCGCTCACCGGTCCGGACTCCGAGCTCAGCGACCTCGCGGTCAAGGAGCTCGGCGTCGTACGTGCGGCGGCCCAGGCGGTTCGGCGTTTCGGTCCGGAGGCGGTGCCGACGTACATCATCAGCATGTGTCAGTCGGTCTCGGACATGCTCGAGGCGATGATTCTGTTGAAAGAGGCGGGGCTGTACGAATTGGACGGCGACGGGATGCCGTCGTGCACGGTTCGAGTGGCGCCGCTGTTCGAGACCATCGAAGACCTGCAGGCCGGTGCCGGGATCATCACGGCGGCACTGGAACTCCCGTTCTACCGGGCCATGATCGACGGCAGTGACTCCGACTGCGCGCCCGGTTCCCGGCGCGGGCAGCAGGGCGCGCAGGAGGTGATGCTCGGCTACTCGGACTCGAACAAGGACGGCGGCTACCTCGCGGCGAACTGGGCGCTGTACCGCGCCGAACTCGATCTGGTGGCGGCGGCGAAGGAGGCCGGCATCACGCTGCGCCTGTTCCACGGGCGCGGCGGTACGGTCGGTCGGGGAGGCGGGCCCAGCTACGACGCGATCCTCGCGCAGCCGCCGGGCGCCGTGCAGGGTGCTCTCCGGCTCACCGAGCAGGGCGAGATCATCGCGGCCAAGTACGCCGAACCCGTCGGTGCGCGACGGAACTTGGAGACGCTCCTGGCTGCGACCCTGGAGTCCACACTCCTGGACACCGAGGGGCTCGGCGACGACTCCCAGGAGGCGTACGCGGTGCTCGACGAGCTCGCCGCACTGGCCCGTGAGGCCTACAGCGAACTGGTGCACCGGACCCCGGGATTCGTGGAGTACTTCACCGATTCCACACCGTTGTCGGAGATCGGCGCGCTGAACATCGGCAGCCGTCCGACGTCGCGCAAGCAGACCACCGCGATCTCGGACCTGCGGGCGATTCCCTGGGTGCTCTCGTGGACGCAATGCCGCGTGATGCTGCCCGGGTGGTACGGCACCGGCAGCGCCTTCGCCCAGTGGATCGGCGACGACCCCGACCGCCTCGCACTCCTGTCCGACTATTACCGGCGGTGGCCGTTCTTCCGCTCGGTGATGAGCAACATGGCGCAGGTGCTGGCCAAGTCCGACATGGGCCTGGCGGCCCGGTATGCGGAGCTGGTCCCCGACGCGGCCCTGCGTGAGCGTGTGTTCACGATGATCGCCGTCGAGCACGCACGCACCCTCGACATGTACCGCAGGATCGCCGGCACCGACGACCTGCTGGCCGACAACGACGCCCTCAAACGTTCGGTCCACAACCGGTTCCCGTACCTCGAGCCGCTGAACCTGATGCAGATCGAGCTGCTCAAGCGCTTCCGCGGCGGTGAGGACACCGGCGAGATCCGGCGGGCTATCCAGCTCACGATGAACGGGCTGGCGACGGCGCTGCGCAACAGCGGTTAG
- the secG gene encoding preprotein translocase subunit SecG: protein MTLALNIGLIITSLLLIVLVLLHRGKGGGLSSLFGGGVQSSLSGSSVVEKNLDRITIFVGIVWLIFIVGVGLDIKYS, encoded by the coding sequence GTGACTCTCGCGCTCAACATCGGCCTGATCATCACCAGCCTGCTGCTGATCGTTCTGGTGCTGCTGCATCGCGGCAAGGGAGGCGGTCTCTCCTCGCTGTTCGGCGGCGGCGTCCAGTCCAGCCTCTCCGGCTCGTCCGTGGTGGAGAAGAACCTCGACCGGATCACCATCTTCGTCGGCATCGTCTGGCTGATCTTCATCGTCGGCGTGGGCCTGGACATCAAGTACTCCTGA
- a CDS encoding glucose-6-phosphate dehydrogenase assembly protein OpcA yields the protein MIVDLPDTSTQEVSKKLVRMRNTGGEVTVGRVLTLIIDTEPGEVAETAVEVANEASREHPCRVIVVIRGERDEQTRLDAEIRVGGDAGASEVVLLALFGELSEHAHSVVTPFLLPDTPVVTWWPGRAPDRPSADRLGRLASRRITDARHAPDPASFLAARRLGYSPGDTDLAWSAITPWRAILVSALDRPPHLPVISASITGPAGNPAVDLFAGWLAHCLDVPVRRGTGRWQVVLERPDGVLEMTLDKLGGLLRSPGHPDGRAVFKRRNTAECLAEELRRLDADDVYHAALEGLSGAIHEI from the coding sequence ATGATCGTCGATCTGCCCGACACCTCCACCCAGGAGGTCAGCAAGAAGCTGGTGCGGATGCGCAACACCGGCGGCGAGGTGACCGTCGGCCGGGTGCTCACCCTGATCATCGACACCGAGCCGGGGGAGGTCGCCGAGACCGCGGTCGAGGTGGCCAACGAGGCGAGCCGGGAACATCCGTGCCGCGTGATCGTGGTGATCCGCGGAGAACGGGACGAGCAGACGCGCTTGGACGCGGAGATCCGGGTCGGCGGCGACGCCGGAGCCTCCGAGGTGGTGCTGTTGGCGCTGTTCGGCGAGCTCTCCGAGCACGCGCACTCCGTGGTGACGCCGTTCCTGCTGCCCGACACTCCGGTGGTGACGTGGTGGCCCGGCCGCGCGCCCGACCGTCCATCAGCGGATCGGTTGGGCCGCTTGGCGTCCCGGCGCATCACCGACGCTCGTCACGCGCCGGACCCGGCGTCTTTTCTGGCCGCACGACGGCTGGGCTACAGCCCGGGCGACACCGATCTCGCGTGGTCGGCGATCACCCCGTGGCGGGCCATCCTGGTATCCGCGCTGGATCGTCCTCCGCATCTGCCGGTGATCTCGGCGAGCATCACCGGTCCCGCCGGGAATCCGGCGGTCGACTTGTTCGCGGGCTGGCTCGCGCACTGCCTGGACGTGCCGGTTCGGCGCGGCACGGGCCGGTGGCAGGTGGTACTGGAGCGCCCGGACGGCGTTCTGGAGATGACGCTCGACAAGCTCGGGGGTCTGCTCCGCTCCCCCGGCCATCCCGACGGCCGTGCGGTCTTCAAACGCCGCAACACCGCCGAGTGCCTGGCCGAAGAACTGCGTCGTCTCGATGCCGACGACGTGTATCACGCTGCGCTGGAAGGTCTTTCCGGCGCCATTCACGAGATCTGA
- the tpiA gene encoding triose-phosphate isomerase — MTDSTDAARGGRRKPLMAGNWKCNLNHFEAIALVQKVAFALPEKYYDKVDVTVLVPFTDIRSVQTVVDGDKLLLTYGAQDLSEHDSGAYTGEISGAFLEKLGCTFVAVGHSERRTLHGETDEIVLSKTKAALRHNLTPIVCIGEGLEVREAGGHVAYNVEQIKASLAGLSAGEIAKTVVAYEPVWAIGTGRVASAQDAQEVCAAVRGAIAEIADEATAAGLRILYGGSVNAKNAAEIVSQNDVDGALVGGASLKADEFAQLAAIAAGGPLL; from the coding sequence ATGACGGATTCGACCGACGCCGCGCGAGGCGGCCGACGCAAGCCGCTCATGGCGGGCAACTGGAAGTGCAACCTCAACCACTTCGAGGCGATCGCCCTGGTGCAGAAGGTGGCCTTTGCGCTGCCGGAGAAGTACTACGACAAGGTCGACGTGACCGTGCTGGTGCCGTTCACCGACATCCGCAGCGTGCAGACCGTCGTCGACGGCGACAAGCTGCTGCTGACGTACGGTGCGCAGGATCTCTCGGAGCACGATTCCGGGGCCTACACCGGTGAGATCAGCGGGGCCTTCCTGGAGAAGCTCGGCTGCACCTTCGTCGCCGTCGGACACTCCGAGCGTCGTACCCTGCACGGGGAGACCGACGAGATCGTCCTGTCGAAGACCAAGGCGGCGCTCCGGCACAACCTGACCCCTATCGTGTGCATCGGCGAGGGGCTGGAAGTCCGCGAAGCAGGCGGACACGTCGCGTACAACGTCGAGCAGATCAAGGCGTCGCTGGCCGGGCTGTCGGCCGGGGAGATCGCCAAGACCGTGGTGGCCTACGAGCCGGTGTGGGCCATCGGCACCGGTCGGGTCGCGAGCGCACAGGACGCTCAGGAAGTGTGCGCCGCCGTGCGCGGCGCCATCGCCGAGATCGCCGACGAGGCGACCGCGGCCGGCCTGCGGATCCTGTACGGGGGCAGCGTCAACGCCAAGAACGCGGCGGAGATCGTCAGTCAGAACGACGTCGACGGCGCGCTGGTAGGCGGCGCGTCGCTCAAGGCGGACGAGTTCGCTCAGCTCGCGGCGATCGCCGCGGGCGGGCCGCTGCTCTGA
- the pgl gene encoding 6-phosphogluconolactonase: MSELETLIFDDDVVRVTTAAQRFADAVRLAQTGRGVARVALTGGSNGIGLLATLARDPSSVDWSRVELYWGDERFLPEGDPERNYVQAREALLDHVSIAPERVHAMPASDGVHGDDIEAAAHAYAALIAPDLVFDVHLLGMGGEGHINSLFPHTAATAEESAPVVAVTESPKPPPRRITLTFPVVNRSREVWFLVSGAEKAEAVAAAHTGADRADWPCAGAHGTERTLWFLDRAAAAGLPD, encoded by the coding sequence ATGAGCGAGCTCGAGACACTGATCTTCGACGACGACGTCGTCCGCGTCACCACCGCCGCGCAGCGCTTCGCCGATGCGGTGCGCCTTGCGCAGACCGGGCGCGGGGTGGCTCGCGTCGCCCTGACCGGCGGGTCGAACGGCATCGGTCTGCTGGCAACGCTCGCCCGGGACCCGTCGTCGGTGGACTGGTCTCGCGTGGAACTGTATTGGGGAGACGAGCGCTTCCTCCCCGAAGGAGACCCGGAGCGCAACTACGTCCAGGCCCGGGAGGCGCTGCTCGATCACGTTTCGATCGCGCCCGAGAGGGTCCACGCCATGCCCGCCTCCGACGGCGTCCACGGCGACGACATCGAAGCCGCGGCCCATGCCTACGCGGCGCTGATCGCACCGGATCTGGTCTTCGACGTCCACCTCCTGGGCATGGGCGGCGAGGGCCACATCAACTCACTGTTCCCGCACACGGCGGCGACGGCCGAGGAGTCGGCCCCGGTGGTCGCGGTGACCGAATCGCCGAAGCCGCCGCCGCGCCGGATCACCCTCACCTTCCCCGTGGTGAACCGTTCCCGCGAGGTGTGGTTCCTGGTGTCCGGTGCGGAGAAGGCCGAGGCGGTGGCAGCCGCGCACACCGGCGCCGACCGCGCCGACTGGCCGTGTGCCGGAGCGCACGGCACCGAACGCACGCTGTGGTTCCTCGACCGCGCCGCCGCGGCGGGGCTGCCGGACTGA
- a CDS encoding phosphoglycerate kinase — translation MSVRTLKDLLAEGVSGRGVLVRSDFNVPLDGGEITDPGRILASVPTLSQLVDAGAKVIVTAHLGRPKGEPDPALSLAPVAARLSQELGRNVQLAADVVGSDALARAEGLTDGDVLLLENIRFDPRETAKDDAERAKLARDLVELVGDDGAFVSDGFGVVHRKQASVYDVAELLPAYAGDLVATEVDVLKRITSEVEHPYAVVLGGSKVSDKLAVIEALAPKVDTLVIGGGMAFTFIKAQGSPVGDSLLQEDMIDTCRDLLDRFGDVIHLPHDIVVADKFAADAETSIAFTRDGFTEGMGLDIGPGTVERFSAVLGGAKTVFWNGPMGVFEFEKFSTGTRGVAEAIAAATQDGAFSVVGGGDSAAAVRSFGLPDSAFSHISTGGGASLEYLEGKELPGLAVLETEG, via the coding sequence ATGTCTGTACGCACTCTCAAAGACCTTCTCGCCGAAGGTGTTTCGGGCCGAGGCGTGCTGGTCCGCTCGGACTTCAACGTGCCGCTCGACGGCGGTGAGATCACCGACCCGGGCCGCATCCTGGCGAGCGTCCCGACGCTGAGTCAGCTGGTCGACGCCGGCGCGAAGGTGATCGTCACCGCGCATCTGGGCCGTCCGAAGGGCGAGCCGGACCCCGCGCTGTCCCTGGCCCCGGTCGCCGCGCGCCTCTCGCAGGAACTGGGCCGCAACGTCCAGCTGGCCGCTGACGTGGTCGGCTCCGATGCCCTCGCGAGGGCAGAGGGCCTGACCGACGGCGACGTGCTGCTGCTGGAGAACATCCGGTTCGATCCGCGGGAGACCGCCAAGGACGACGCCGAACGCGCCAAGCTCGCCCGTGACTTGGTGGAGCTCGTCGGCGACGACGGCGCATTCGTCTCGGACGGCTTCGGCGTGGTGCATCGCAAGCAGGCCTCGGTCTACGACGTCGCCGAGCTGCTGCCCGCCTACGCCGGCGACTTGGTCGCCACCGAGGTCGACGTGCTCAAGCGCATCACCTCGGAGGTGGAGCACCCGTACGCAGTGGTGCTCGGCGGTTCGAAGGTGTCCGACAAGCTCGCTGTGATCGAGGCGCTGGCCCCCAAGGTCGACACCCTGGTGATCGGCGGAGGCATGGCCTTCACCTTCATCAAGGCGCAGGGCAGCCCCGTGGGCGACTCGCTGCTGCAGGAAGACATGATCGACACGTGCCGGGACCTGCTGGACAGGTTCGGCGACGTGATCCATCTGCCGCACGACATCGTCGTCGCCGACAAGTTCGCCGCCGACGCCGAGACGTCGATCGCGTTCACCCGCGACGGGTTCACCGAGGGCATGGGACTGGACATCGGTCCGGGCACCGTGGAGCGCTTCTCCGCAGTCCTCGGCGGCGCCAAGACGGTGTTCTGGAACGGGCCGATGGGCGTCTTCGAGTTCGAGAAGTTCTCGACCGGCACCCGGGGCGTCGCCGAGGCGATCGCCGCGGCGACGCAGGACGGCGCCTTCAGCGTGGTCGGCGGCGGCGACTCGGCGGCCGCGGTGCGCTCGTTCGGGCTCCCCGACAGCGCCTTCTCGCACATCTCCACCGGTGGCGGCGCCTCCCTGGAGTACCTCGAAGGCAAGGAACTGCCGGGTCTGGCGGTTCTGGAGACGGAAGGCTGA
- the zwf gene encoding glucose-6-phosphate dehydrogenase, with amino-acid sequence MPASGGWTNPLRDPADRRLPHIAGPSALVIFGITGDLSRRKLMPAIYDLANRGLLPPSFALVGFARREWDHQDFAEFVKKDVEERSRTGFREEQWAKLAEGIRFVEGAFEDDVAFDQLRETLAQLDRERGTDGNHAFYLAIPPKAFPTVLSQLRRTGMATSEDPDTWQRVVIEKPFGHDLESARELNTLVNSVFPEESVFRIDHYLGKETVQNILALRFANQLFEPLWNSHYIDHVQITMAEDIGLGGRAGYYDGIGAARDVIQNHLLQLLALIAMEEPVSFSPRELQAEKIKVLSSTRNIAPISENSARGQYGPGWQGSEQVPGLLEEGFSPDSTTETYAAIAVEVDTRRWAGVPFFLRTGKRLGKRVTEIALVFKRAPHLPFDDSMTAELGQNAMVIRIQPDEGVNLRFGSKVPSTSMEVRDVNMDFSYGEAFTVSSPEAYERLLLDVLLGEPSLFPVNEEVELSWSILDPVLDEWAASGRPETYEAGTWGPESADEMMERTGRAWRRP; translated from the coding sequence ATGCCGGCCTCCGGCGGATGGACCAATCCGCTCCGTGATCCCGCCGACCGGAGGCTCCCGCATATCGCCGGGCCCTCGGCGCTGGTGATCTTCGGCATCACCGGCGACCTCTCCCGGCGCAAGCTGATGCCGGCGATCTACGACCTCGCCAATCGCGGCCTGCTGCCGCCCAGTTTCGCGCTGGTCGGCTTCGCACGCCGGGAATGGGACCACCAGGACTTCGCCGAGTTCGTCAAGAAGGACGTCGAGGAGCGCTCCCGCACCGGCTTCCGCGAGGAGCAGTGGGCCAAGCTGGCCGAGGGCATCCGGTTCGTCGAGGGGGCGTTCGAGGACGATGTTGCCTTCGACCAGTTGCGCGAGACCCTGGCGCAACTGGACCGTGAACGCGGCACCGACGGCAATCACGCCTTCTACCTGGCGATTCCGCCGAAGGCCTTCCCCACCGTGCTCAGCCAGCTGCGGCGTACCGGGATGGCCACCTCGGAGGACCCCGACACCTGGCAGCGCGTGGTGATCGAGAAGCCGTTCGGCCATGACCTGGAATCGGCACGTGAGCTCAACACCCTGGTGAACAGTGTGTTCCCCGAGGAGTCGGTGTTTCGCATCGATCACTACCTGGGCAAGGAGACCGTCCAGAACATCCTCGCGCTGCGATTCGCGAACCAGTTGTTCGAGCCGCTCTGGAACAGTCACTACATCGATCACGTCCAGATCACCATGGCCGAGGACATCGGGCTGGGCGGCCGCGCCGGTTACTACGACGGCATCGGCGCCGCTCGTGACGTCATCCAGAACCACCTGCTCCAATTGCTGGCGCTGATCGCGATGGAGGAGCCGGTCTCGTTCTCTCCACGGGAACTGCAGGCCGAGAAGATCAAGGTGCTCTCGTCGACGCGAAACATCGCACCGATCTCCGAGAACTCCGCACGTGGTCAGTACGGACCCGGCTGGCAGGGATCCGAGCAGGTCCCCGGTCTGCTCGAGGAGGGCTTCTCGCCCGATTCGACGACGGAGACCTATGCCGCGATCGCCGTCGAGGTGGACACGCGCCGCTGGGCGGGTGTGCCGTTCTTCCTCCGCACCGGCAAGCGGCTGGGCAAGCGCGTCACCGAGATCGCGCTCGTGTTCAAGCGGGCGCCGCATCTGCCGTTCGACGATTCGATGACCGCCGAACTCGGCCAGAACGCGATGGTGATCCGGATCCAGCCGGACGAGGGCGTCAACCTCCGCTTCGGCTCCAAGGTGCCGAGCACCAGCATGGAGGTGCGCGACGTCAACATGGACTTCAGCTACGGCGAGGCCTTCACGGTCAGCTCCCCGGAGGCCTACGAGCGACTGCTGCTCGACGTCCTGCTCGGCGAGCCGTCGCTGTTCCCGGTGAACGAGGAAGTCGAATTGAGCTGGTCCATCCTGGACCCCGTCCTGGACGAATGGGCGGCATCGGGCCGCCCGGAGACCTATGAGGCCGGAACCTGGGGACCGGAGTCGGCCGACGAGATGATGGAGCGGACCGGCCGGGCCTGGCGCCGGCCGTGA
- the gap gene encoding type I glyceraldehyde-3-phosphate dehydrogenase, translated as MTVRVGINGFGRIGRNFFRAVLAQNAAGTSDIEIVAVNDLTDINTLAHLLKFDTILGRLPEDVSVDGDTIVVGDKRIKALAIKEGPAALPWGELGVDVVVESTGIFTSRDKAQGHLDAGAKKVIISAPASGEDITIVMGVNDDLYDGSQNIISNASCTTNCLAPFAKVLHDNFGIKQGLMTTVHAYTQDQNLQDAPHKDLRRARAAAVNIVPTSTGAAKAIALVLPELKGKLDGYALRVPIPTGSVTDLTVELEKEATAEEINAAMKAAADGPMKGILKYYDEPIVSSDIVTDPHSSLVDAGLTKVIGNQAKVVSWYDNEWGYSNRLADLITLVGKSL; from the coding sequence GTGACTGTTCGGGTAGGCATCAACGGATTCGGCCGGATCGGCCGGAACTTCTTCCGTGCCGTGCTGGCGCAGAATGCGGCCGGCACCTCCGACATCGAGATCGTCGCGGTCAACGATCTGACCGACATCAACACCCTTGCCCACCTGCTGAAGTTCGACACCATCCTGGGCCGCCTGCCCGAAGACGTCAGCGTCGACGGCGACACCATCGTGGTGGGCGACAAGCGCATCAAGGCGCTGGCCATCAAGGAGGGCCCGGCGGCGCTGCCGTGGGGCGAGCTGGGCGTCGACGTCGTCGTCGAGTCGACCGGCATCTTCACGTCGCGAGACAAGGCCCAGGGCCATCTGGACGCCGGGGCCAAGAAGGTCATCATCTCGGCGCCGGCCAGCGGCGAGGACATCACCATCGTGATGGGCGTCAACGACGACCTCTACGACGGCAGCCAGAACATCATCTCGAACGCGTCGTGCACCACCAACTGCCTGGCGCCCTTCGCCAAGGTCCTGCACGACAACTTCGGCATCAAGCAGGGCCTGATGACCACCGTGCACGCCTACACGCAGGATCAGAACCTGCAGGACGCCCCGCACAAGGACCTGCGTCGTGCCCGCGCCGCCGCGGTCAACATCGTCCCGACCTCCACCGGCGCCGCCAAGGCCATCGCACTGGTGCTCCCGGAGCTCAAGGGCAAGCTCGACGGCTACGCCCTGCGTGTGCCGATCCCCACCGGTTCGGTCACCGACCTCACCGTGGAGCTCGAGAAGGAAGCGACCGCCGAAGAGATCAACGCCGCGATGAAGGCCGCTGCCGACGGGCCGATGAAGGGCATCCTGAAGTACTACGACGAGCCCATCGTCTCCAGTGACATCGTCACCGATCCGCACTCGTCGCTGGTCGACGCCGGGCTGACCAAGGTCATCGGCAACCAGGCGAAGGTGGTCTCCTGGTACGACAACGAGTGGGGCTACTCGAACCGCCTCGCCGATCTGATCACCCTCGTCGGCAAGTCGCTCTGA